A stretch of Metabacillus sp. FJAT-52054 DNA encodes these proteins:
- a CDS encoding heparinase II/III family protein, protein MSTGRFEVLDISTLAVGEKAEVKCFYYPEGMTPEIDTDAPELLSVSDGHLIAQKEGETFFTVKGNGETVRKKLKIIPSIKSNVSALNKKLLSLSPELMTDGFSAEACQKAISIAEEYLEERELLITYGKASHTMTVSIPLLQPNQLEDPPGYKEYPYWTMFSRRIEERIKGLSMAYCLTERKEFAEKINEYLLGLAGFTRWYEFPQRGSEGNLSNAHFLMGAAIGYDTIRHLLTERDARLIRNAILTHGIRPLAADFDNFDRHNIVCSKQCALLIGALVIWEEIPQTETYIEFAKKYLQVYLNEKSVSEETEGLLYTAVAVHHLLFASDAYRKKTGDKSLSSHMYFSRVLPDQFFWLMGAGNTPEHSNFSDSFHKLELSALMYFLASRNHNPAAKWYIQNFCKDSLEQLHYPVPSFQPLTPEKYYTRPYVKVFEPIGLAALRTGWGKEDSVLSFTSSRSARDHNHFDQNSVILNAGGEWLLTDPGYQDYVPGPGNEFTTGTIGHNSLLINGKGQSLRGGGAIVSHAARDGWGRVSGEAATSYGGRINGFRRTIIFSEKYGIYLIWDQVKKKNRHDRISYLFHTKSTIRSGGKQIITGESLPGKSLTIEGDHHAAEVLWPKERVKAVHKVYRGAEQYGTYLEAESSEETMLTVIIPRFYGKNSGCSFSWLKNENELKITKEGLFEACFVSLPDKESDSLKIRIAGDSNSENIIL, encoded by the coding sequence TTGAGTACAGGGAGATTCGAAGTGCTGGATATTAGCACGCTGGCAGTTGGAGAAAAAGCAGAGGTCAAATGTTTTTACTATCCGGAAGGAATGACTCCTGAAATCGACACAGATGCACCTGAACTTCTTTCAGTCTCAGACGGTCACCTCATTGCTCAAAAAGAAGGGGAAACGTTCTTTACGGTTAAAGGAAACGGGGAAACAGTAAGAAAAAAATTAAAAATTATCCCTTCAATCAAAAGTAATGTAAGCGCTTTAAATAAAAAGCTCCTTTCGCTATCCCCTGAATTAATGACTGACGGCTTTTCAGCGGAAGCTTGTCAAAAGGCTATATCTATAGCAGAAGAGTATTTAGAGGAAAGGGAGCTTTTAATTACATACGGCAAAGCATCACATACAATGACCGTTTCGATCCCTCTGCTTCAGCCGAATCAGCTGGAGGACCCTCCCGGATATAAGGAATATCCTTATTGGACGATGTTTTCCAGGAGGATTGAGGAAAGGATTAAAGGTTTGAGCATGGCCTATTGCTTAACGGAGCGAAAAGAGTTTGCTGAAAAAATTAACGAATATTTATTAGGGCTTGCAGGTTTTACCAGATGGTACGAATTTCCCCAACGCGGTTCAGAAGGAAATTTGAGCAACGCCCATTTCCTGATGGGGGCTGCGATCGGATATGATACCATCCGCCACTTGCTGACCGAAAGGGATGCGCGTTTAATTCGAAACGCAATTCTTACCCATGGAATTCGGCCGCTGGCTGCTGACTTTGACAACTTTGATAGACATAACATCGTTTGCTCCAAACAATGCGCACTTTTAATCGGTGCTCTCGTCATTTGGGAAGAAATCCCTCAAACAGAGACATATATAGAATTCGCCAAAAAATATTTACAGGTTTATTTGAACGAAAAATCAGTTTCGGAGGAAACAGAGGGCCTTTTATATACAGCAGTAGCGGTGCATCACCTATTATTCGCATCAGATGCATACCGTAAAAAAACAGGCGACAAAAGCTTAAGCAGTCACATGTATTTCAGCCGTGTACTCCCAGATCAATTTTTCTGGCTGATGGGTGCAGGAAATACTCCGGAACACAGCAACTTTTCGGATTCCTTCCATAAACTTGAACTTTCCGCCTTAATGTATTTCCTGGCAAGCCGCAACCATAACCCGGCAGCAAAATGGTATATTCAAAATTTTTGCAAAGATTCGCTTGAACAGCTTCACTATCCGGTTCCTTCCTTCCAGCCCCTTACTCCTGAAAAGTACTACACTAGACCGTATGTCAAAGTCTTTGAACCTATTGGACTCGCTGCACTGAGAACGGGCTGGGGCAAAGAGGATAGTGTTCTTTCCTTTACCTCAAGCCGTTCAGCCAGGGATCACAATCACTTTGATCAAAATAGTGTCATCCTGAATGCAGGGGGTGAATGGCTGCTGACAGATCCGGGTTATCAGGATTACGTTCCGGGGCCGGGAAATGAGTTTACAACCGGAACTATCGGACACAATTCCCTTTTGATAAACGGAAAAGGGCAAAGTCTGAGAGGCGGGGGAGCGATTGTATCACATGCTGCAAGAGATGGCTGGGGAAGGGTTTCAGGAGAAGCAGCTACAAGCTATGGCGGGCGGATTAATGGATTCCGGAGAACCATCATTTTTTCAGAAAAGTATGGGATTTATCTTATTTGGGATCAGGTTAAAAAAAAGAACAGACATGATCGAATATCATACTTGTTTCATACAAAATCCACAATCCGATCAGGCGGCAAACAAATTATTACAGGAGAATCATTGCCTGGGAAATCCTTGACCATTGAGGGGGATCATCATGCTGCAGAAGTGCTTTGGCCTAAGGAAAGGGTTAAGGCGGTTCATAAAGTATACCGTGGGGCAGAACAATATGGAACTTATCTCGAGGCTGAAAGCAGTGAGGAAACCATGTTAACTGTCATTATTCCGAGGTTTTATGGCAAAAACAGTGGCTGCAGCTTCAGCTGGCTGAAGAACGAAAATGAACTGAAGATTACGAAAGAAGGACTTTTTGAAGCATGCTTTGTTTCACTGCCGGACAAAGAATCGGATTCGTTGAAAATACGAATTGCCGGAGATTCAAATTCTGAAAATATCATTCTATAA
- a CDS encoding DegT/DnrJ/EryC1/StrS family aminotransferase: MAIQTDFLAIHGGKKIKTAPFGTGKRFGLEEAKELLEALEQDTLFYHFGTKVKTFLQHFNALYGIQHSVAASSGTAAIHVALGAAGITAGDEVITSPITDQGTVVGILYQNAIPVFADLEPYSFNLDPDSIERMITPKTKAIIAVHLAGTPCRMDQIMAIANKHGLIVIEDCAQSYLAKQNGRLTGTIGHFGCFSTNDFKHISTGDGGMVAVNHQDEEVFMRAHAFADKNYSRFDSSVTRKISSLAPNYRMSELQGAVGIAQLKKLPGLCARRTELGEMLTKMIEGIQGILPPDVPANSVSTYWFYMFRLDLDLLTCSREEFSEALREEGIPNQAGYIAEVLYKQPLFSNRSAYPGTEYPFSLTEQTYEAGSCPEAEKILETAIKLPMSEFFTNQDMEETGRAIVKVAAYYKK, from the coding sequence ATGGCCATTCAAACGGATTTCCTTGCCATTCATGGAGGAAAAAAAATAAAAACGGCACCCTTTGGCACAGGCAAGCGCTTTGGTCTTGAAGAGGCAAAGGAATTGCTTGAAGCGCTGGAACAGGATACCCTCTTTTATCACTTTGGTACAAAGGTGAAAACCTTTTTGCAGCATTTCAATGCTCTGTATGGAATACAGCATAGCGTTGCGGCTTCCTCAGGCACAGCAGCCATTCATGTAGCTCTGGGGGCTGCTGGAATTACCGCAGGAGATGAAGTGATTACAAGCCCGATTACCGACCAGGGGACGGTCGTTGGAATTCTTTATCAAAACGCAATACCCGTCTTCGCGGATTTAGAGCCTTATAGCTTTAATTTGGATCCGGATTCCATAGAGCGTATGATCACCCCTAAAACAAAAGCTATTATAGCGGTCCATCTCGCTGGAACTCCATGCCGGATGGATCAGATTATGGCGATCGCCAATAAGCATGGTCTGATTGTAATTGAAGACTGTGCACAAAGCTATCTCGCAAAGCAAAACGGCAGGCTAACGGGAACAATCGGCCATTTTGGGTGCTTTAGTACGAACGATTTCAAGCATATATCAACGGGCGACGGTGGAATGGTCGCTGTCAATCATCAGGATGAGGAAGTATTCATGCGCGCGCATGCGTTTGCCGATAAAAATTACTCCCGTTTTGATTCATCTGTTACCCGAAAAATCAGCTCGCTTGCTCCGAACTATCGAATGTCAGAGCTGCAGGGGGCAGTAGGAATCGCACAGCTGAAAAAACTTCCCGGCTTGTGCGCAAGAAGGACTGAGCTCGGGGAGATGCTCACGAAAATGATTGAGGGGATCCAAGGAATCCTTCCTCCCGATGTCCCGGCAAACAGCGTGTCGACCTACTGGTTTTACATGTTCAGGCTTGACCTGGATCTGCTGACCTGCTCGAGGGAAGAATTCTCTGAAGCTTTAAGGGAAGAAGGGATTCCCAATCAGGCTGGTTATATAGCGGAAGTCCTTTATAAGCAGCCTCTTTTTTCCAACCGGTCAGCTTATCCTGGAACCGAGTACCCATTCAGCTTAACGGAGCAAACGTATGAGGCCGGTAGCTGTCCTGAAGCGGAAAAAATCCTGGAAACGGCTATTAAGCTGCCGATGAGCGAATTTTTCACAAATCAGGATATGGAGGAAACAGGAAGAGCCATTGTAAAAGTAGCTGCGTATTACAAAAAATAA
- a CDS encoding DUF624 domain-containing protein, whose translation MEGISGRVMELCDWGVKLAWLNVLWIMYTLAGLVVLGIFPATAAAHHTIRTLIKGEDQKAGKVFREYYRREWKNTNKLGYLFFSIGAILYIDYSFFRSFPSIYALLASYLCFILLAVWLFGFITVFSLYVHYDMKSFGYVKNSIYLLLGYPATFFLLAAGLLLIAVILFYIPGLLPFFAISGPIFFIEWACSRRFHKLHPSRAG comes from the coding sequence TTGGAAGGAATAAGCGGAAGGGTTATGGAGCTTTGTGATTGGGGCGTAAAATTGGCCTGGCTAAATGTGCTCTGGATCATGTATACGCTGGCCGGGCTTGTGGTACTTGGGATTTTCCCTGCTACAGCAGCTGCCCACCATACAATCAGGACTTTAATCAAAGGCGAAGATCAGAAGGCAGGCAAGGTGTTCAGGGAATATTACAGGAGAGAATGGAAGAATACAAACAAGCTGGGATACCTCTTTTTTTCAATAGGAGCCATTCTTTATATTGATTATAGTTTTTTTCGGTCATTTCCCTCCATTTACGCACTGCTAGCCTCATATTTATGCTTTATCCTGCTTGCTGTCTGGCTCTTTGGATTCATTACTGTTTTTTCACTTTATGTTCATTATGATATGAAAAGCTTTGGATACGTAAAAAATTCCATCTATCTTTTGTTAGGGTACCCCGCTACTTTCTTTCTGCTGGCAGCCGGACTTTTATTAATAGCGGTTATCTTGTTCTATATCCCTGGACTTTTGCCATTCTTCGCTATATCCGGACCGATTTTCTTTATTGAATGGGCTTGCAGCAGAAGGTTTCATAAGCTGCATCCGTCAAGAGCAGGGTAA
- a CDS encoding carbohydrate ABC transporter permease, with protein sequence MHHRSIPDRILEGFNMLALLLIGFVMIFPFLYIFTVSFSSLSDFLNNDFLLWPKQWVTDAYEYILSSQNFLRSLGVTVFITIAGTIVNLFFTATMAYALARPIAGQRFFILFVLFTILFSAGMIPTYLVVKATGLLNSIWSLIIPVAISPFYLIVMRQFFLNIPEELHDAALIDGANEGQVFWKIVLPLSKPALAAFGLFYAVMHWNNYFTGILYLNDPSLWPIQVVLRQIVVINEPNSALGSTAAMLESPPPPETIQMAAILLATLPILLVYPFLQKHFAKGVMLGSVKG encoded by the coding sequence ATGCACCATCGCTCAATACCTGACCGGATTCTGGAAGGGTTCAATATGCTCGCACTGCTCCTGATAGGATTTGTGATGATTTTTCCTTTTCTTTATATTTTTACAGTCTCCTTTTCTTCCTTATCCGATTTTTTAAACAATGACTTTCTGCTTTGGCCAAAGCAATGGGTAACAGATGCTTATGAATACATCCTCAGCTCCCAAAACTTTTTAAGGTCGCTTGGAGTGACGGTTTTTATCACGATCGCAGGGACAATCGTGAATTTATTTTTTACAGCCACTATGGCATATGCTCTTGCCCGTCCGATTGCCGGTCAAAGATTCTTCATTCTGTTCGTGCTCTTTACCATTCTATTCAGTGCCGGAATGATTCCAACTTACCTTGTGGTCAAAGCTACCGGCCTTCTGAATTCGATTTGGTCGCTGATTATTCCGGTTGCAATCAGTCCTTTTTATTTAATTGTCATGAGACAGTTTTTCCTGAACATCCCTGAAGAGCTTCACGATGCGGCTTTAATTGATGGAGCGAATGAAGGGCAGGTGTTCTGGAAAATTGTCCTTCCGCTATCCAAACCTGCTCTTGCTGCGTTTGGCTTGTTTTATGCAGTGATGCATTGGAACAACTACTTTACTGGAATTCTTTACTTGAATGATCCGTCGCTTTGGCCGATTCAAGTGGTTTTGCGGCAGATTGTTGTCATCAATGAACCGAACTCGGCGCTTGGAAGTACAGCGGCAATGCTTGAAAGTCCCCCGCCTCCTGAAACCATACAAATGGCGGCAATCCTGCTTGCCACATTGCCAATTTTGCTTGTGTATCCATTTCTTCAAAAACATTTTGCTAAAGGGGTGATGCTTGGATCTGTTAAAGGTTGA
- a CDS encoding extracellular solute-binding protein produces MKRAKGLSLILAGIFLAGGCTSNDTASKPAENEKDPNKKYTVTAIDFRFGDPPPKDGAGLKMINEKFNVDYQVQFVPQADYQEKLSAVVASGDVPDMVGFEAVDTRFAKWAGQGAFLPLDEYIGKYETLKNVPDHIWQSMKVNGKIYGIPTYYPEADLTPIIRKDWLDKLGLKMPKNYEELKAVALAFTKNDPDGNGKNDTYGFAMGEKINPDFDMGAYWNAESWLHKDKDGKYIPGMISDARKEMIQFFADLYKEKAITQDYAVLTWPDTNKEFFSGKAGIFVGAPRGMSEPYYAGLLELQPNAEFAPLYPFADPDGNTGYTATSGYGGITAISADLAKDPGKIKKILEMMEFGRTFYPREQRTPENKEFDWWWGNEGKGYTMQDGTAVLDPNFATEGKTPSTYYVDNAMWPPNEDVNEFYKDYKNEKVSKLAKELEEMHKSTKHYMNPVNGLVSETAQQKKEEFDQFLFDEQAKMIAGQRPVSEWDKMVEEFLNMGGQKMIEEYNSQIKGGEHWK; encoded by the coding sequence ATGAAGAGAGCGAAAGGGTTAAGTCTTATATTAGCAGGCATTTTTCTGGCAGGAGGCTGTACGTCAAATGATACCGCTTCTAAACCGGCAGAGAACGAAAAGGATCCGAATAAAAAATATACGGTAACCGCCATTGATTTTCGTTTTGGGGATCCGCCTCCAAAAGATGGCGCCGGACTGAAAATGATTAATGAAAAATTCAATGTGGATTATCAGGTTCAATTCGTTCCGCAGGCTGATTATCAGGAAAAGCTTTCTGCAGTGGTAGCTTCTGGGGATGTACCGGACATGGTTGGGTTTGAAGCTGTGGACACAAGATTTGCAAAATGGGCCGGGCAAGGTGCATTTTTGCCTCTTGATGAATACATCGGGAAATATGAGACCCTGAAAAATGTTCCAGATCACATTTGGCAATCCATGAAGGTAAACGGAAAAATCTACGGGATTCCTACTTATTACCCTGAAGCGGACCTGACTCCGATTATCCGTAAGGATTGGTTGGATAAACTTGGGCTTAAAATGCCGAAAAACTATGAAGAGCTAAAAGCAGTAGCGTTAGCTTTCACCAAAAATGATCCAGACGGAAATGGAAAAAATGATACGTACGGATTTGCAATGGGAGAGAAAATCAACCCGGACTTTGACATGGGGGCTTATTGGAATGCAGAGTCCTGGCTGCACAAAGATAAAGACGGCAAATATATTCCGGGAATGATCTCTGATGCACGCAAAGAAATGATTCAGTTTTTTGCCGATCTTTACAAAGAAAAAGCCATCACGCAGGATTATGCGGTTCTAACATGGCCAGATACGAATAAGGAGTTCTTCTCAGGCAAAGCGGGAATTTTCGTTGGGGCGCCGAGAGGAATGTCCGAACCTTATTATGCCGGATTATTGGAGCTTCAGCCGAATGCAGAATTCGCTCCGCTATACCCATTTGCTGATCCTGATGGAAACACGGGATATACAGCCACTTCAGGCTACGGCGGTATTACTGCCATTTCAGCTGACCTGGCAAAGGATCCGGGCAAAATTAAAAAAATCCTTGAAATGATGGAATTTGGGCGCACCTTCTATCCGCGTGAACAACGGACACCTGAGAATAAAGAGTTTGACTGGTGGTGGGGAAATGAAGGAAAAGGATACACAATGCAGGATGGAACAGCGGTACTTGACCCGAATTTTGCCACAGAAGGAAAAACGCCTTCTACGTACTATGTAGATAATGCAATGTGGCCTCCAAATGAAGATGTGAATGAGTTCTACAAAGATTATAAAAATGAAAAAGTCTCCAAGCTTGCGAAAGAGCTTGAAGAAATGCACAAGTCTACAAAGCATTACATGAATCCTGTAAATGGTCTTGTCTCTGAAACGGCACAACAGAAAAAAGAAGAATTTGATCAGTTCCTTTTTGATGAACAGGCAAAAATGATTGCAGGTCAGCGTCCTGTTTCTGAATGGGATAAGATGGTTGAGGAATTTTTGAATATGGGCGGACAGAAAATGATTGAGGAGTACAATTCTCAAATTAAAGGTGGGGAGCACTGGAAGTAA
- a CDS encoding ABC transporter permease subunit, producing the protein MENQPVQTPVVPKLNEKLPVQKISLAAKAKRSFLRQRYLYLLLLPGFLYFLIYKYIPMLGLVLAFKDYNPFQGIIESPWVGFAHFEKIFSNSDVLQVIWNTLSLSFLQIVFAFPVPIILAIMLNEVRSQTFKRIVQSVIYLPHFLSWVVVVGITVIFLRSEGLINSILMAAGLDSIPFLTNPAFFQPLIVLQVIWKEAGWGTIIFLAALSGINPQLYEAAIMDGAGRLKQIWYITLPALKSTILILLILRLGNVLDSGFEQIFLMLNPFNMDVGNVLDTFVYFKGIQQADYGFATAVGLFKGVVGLILVVTANRLAKRFGQEGLY; encoded by the coding sequence ATGGAAAATCAGCCCGTACAAACCCCAGTCGTGCCTAAATTGAATGAAAAACTGCCGGTGCAAAAAATATCACTGGCTGCTAAGGCGAAACGATCATTTCTCAGACAGCGTTATTTATACCTGCTTCTGCTTCCGGGATTTCTCTACTTCCTGATTTATAAATACATTCCGATGCTTGGTTTGGTGCTTGCGTTCAAGGATTATAATCCGTTTCAGGGGATTATCGAAAGTCCATGGGTCGGCTTCGCACACTTTGAGAAAATTTTCTCAAACAGTGATGTTCTGCAAGTAATCTGGAATACATTAAGTCTCTCATTTCTCCAGATCGTATTCGCTTTTCCAGTTCCGATTATTTTAGCCATTATGCTTAATGAGGTAAGAAGCCAAACGTTTAAACGAATTGTTCAATCAGTCATTTATCTGCCTCACTTTTTATCCTGGGTGGTGGTTGTCGGCATTACCGTTATTTTCTTGAGAAGTGAAGGCCTCATCAACAGTATACTGATGGCGGCAGGTCTTGATTCGATTCCTTTCCTGACCAATCCTGCCTTTTTTCAGCCGCTTATCGTCCTTCAGGTGATTTGGAAAGAGGCCGGTTGGGGAACGATTATTTTCCTTGCAGCGCTGTCTGGAATTAATCCGCAGCTATATGAAGCGGCGATTATGGATGGTGCCGGACGTTTAAAGCAAATATGGTATATTACGCTGCCTGCTCTAAAGAGCACGATTTTGATCTTGCTGATTTTGAGACTGGGAAACGTTCTGGACAGCGGTTTTGAGCAGATTTTCCTCATGCTGAATCCATTTAATATGGATGTTGGAAATGTTTTGGATACGTTTGTGTATTTTAAAGGCATTCAGCAGGCGGACTACGGTTTTGCCACAGCCGTCGGACTGTTTAAAGGAGTGGTCGGATTGATCCTTGTGGTCACTGCCAATCGGCTTGCGAAGAGATTTGGTCAGGAAGGCCTCTATTAA
- a CDS encoding Gfo/Idh/MocA family oxidoreductase, translated as MLNIAMIGLDTSHAEIFTDLVMNPENPHFIERVLIKAAYPGGSGDLPLSINRVERYTSLLRDRYHIEMTETPEEAAGKCDAVWITSVDGRMHEELFRKICPYGIPVFIDKPFSVSSDSAKRIIDLAKKWNVPLMSSSSLRFGENLQTFLSAYKGRIDHAECIGPLTFEMTQPGYFWYGIHLAEMLFSILGKGCESVQAAVRDEMEMVMCEWSGGRTGTLFGMKTEQADFEAVITMKDSEKHLNLSRTQKPYYASLLDQVVNFSKTGRPVPENEETLEIIHFIEAVNLSRNRGGEKVVIQTKKERTGMGRCET; from the coding sequence ATGCTGAACATTGCGATGATCGGACTTGATACGTCCCACGCAGAAATTTTTACTGATCTTGTTATGAATCCTGAAAATCCTCACTTTATTGAACGTGTTTTAATTAAGGCGGCCTATCCGGGAGGCTCAGGTGATCTTCCATTAAGTATAAATAGGGTGGAGCGTTATACATCGTTATTAAGAGATAGATATCACATTGAAATGACAGAAACACCGGAAGAAGCGGCAGGCAAATGTGATGCGGTTTGGATAACGTCGGTTGACGGGCGAATGCACGAGGAGCTGTTCCGTAAAATTTGTCCTTATGGAATTCCTGTATTTATTGATAAACCTTTTTCAGTCAGCTCCGATTCTGCCAAAAGAATAATCGATCTTGCAAAGAAATGGAACGTTCCGCTGATGAGCAGCTCTTCACTGAGGTTTGGCGAAAACCTTCAGACGTTTTTATCTGCATACAAGGGGCGCATTGACCATGCGGAATGCATCGGTCCGCTAACTTTTGAGATGACACAGCCTGGTTATTTCTGGTATGGAATTCATCTGGCTGAAATGCTCTTTTCCATTTTAGGAAAAGGGTGTGAGAGCGTTCAGGCAGCCGTAAGAGATGAGATGGAAATGGTCATGTGCGAGTGGAGCGGGGGCAGGACAGGAACTCTTTTCGGCATGAAAACCGAACAGGCTGATTTTGAAGCGGTTATTACGATGAAAGACAGTGAGAAGCATTTGAATTTGAGCAGGACTCAAAAACCGTATTATGCTTCCCTTCTCGACCAAGTCGTGAATTTTTCAAAAACAGGAAGACCAGTTCCGGAGAATGAAGAGACGCTTGAAATTATACACTTTATTGAAGCGGTTAATCTGAGCAGGAACCGCGGTGGCGAAAAAGTCGTTATTCAAACAAAGAAAGAGAGAACCGGCATGGGCAGGTGTGAGACATGA